The Virgibacillus sp. MSP4-1 genome has a segment encoding these proteins:
- a CDS encoding S8 family serine peptidase, whose protein sequence is MRKILILLLFLILAACVNNESKQWSLHHVLNKVENDRSFQQWQQKVDQSNHKYMNLSSTGGNAVSQSHTNTTNQYEITYKAKANDGSVLGYHARIDTDTGEILSTQEGTIVNVLFQNEPDEEAIENVDGVVLNEARSIPVITAVLPEEEVKRLANEQTGIISIEKDQVVKAAVQQEDWGIEKVNGHLAWQSDYTGEGVDIAVIDSGIYPHEDLNIAGGRSFIGSPEQYFDDNGHGTHVAGIIGAENNQIGSVGLAHNATIYSLKVLDSNGDGYESDVISAIDWAITNEIDIINLSLGAAYASRSLKMVVDKANDQGILICAAAGNEGAATSDTIAYPARYPSVIAVTATTNANTRAGFSSVGNTAEVAAPGQSIYSTYLNNTYRSMSGTSMATPYVAANLALIKQANPDLSSSDIRKMLTTNVLDLGEPGRDTNYGYGLIQTVYGLSLHGATRYETGVKISRYGWEKGSTVVCLGRGDIPIDALTGSVIAKQYNAPLLLTKSTEIPNTIKSEIKRLNPQTIYLLGGEGAVSKSIESHLKGLGYEVHRIYGSSRYGTAVDVASHINQEVSEVFLVTGKETSPDPLSIAAYAGMKQIPILLTRYDTLPDEVSRFIKNEEITKVTIIGGEGVVSSNVGQQLKQLGVKDIERVAGPDRYQTSVEIVKRYTHNFDLSKVFFASGTSFIDALSGSPLAAMSQNPILLANPKNNLSAPLKEWLLKLNENKFVFLGGYGVIPIEIRAKIQALQ, encoded by the coding sequence GTGCGAAAAATACTTATACTGCTTCTTTTCTTGATTTTAGCGGCATGTGTCAATAATGAATCAAAACAATGGTCACTTCATCACGTTCTGAATAAAGTTGAGAATGACAGAAGCTTTCAACAATGGCAACAGAAAGTGGATCAAAGCAATCATAAGTATATGAATCTTAGCAGTACAGGGGGCAATGCTGTCAGTCAATCTCACACAAATACCACTAATCAATATGAAATTACTTATAAAGCAAAGGCAAATGATGGATCAGTATTAGGATATCATGCCAGGATTGATACCGATACCGGTGAAATATTATCCACTCAAGAAGGGACAATTGTCAATGTTCTTTTTCAAAATGAACCTGATGAAGAGGCAATTGAGAATGTGGATGGTGTTGTTCTAAATGAAGCAAGATCTATTCCTGTTATTACAGCTGTGTTACCTGAAGAAGAGGTAAAAAGATTGGCTAATGAGCAAACAGGTATTATTTCAATTGAAAAAGACCAGGTTGTAAAAGCAGCCGTACAGCAAGAGGATTGGGGAATAGAAAAGGTTAACGGGCATTTAGCCTGGCAGTCTGATTATACAGGTGAAGGTGTCGATATTGCCGTTATCGATTCAGGCATTTATCCACATGAAGACCTCAATATTGCTGGTGGCCGCTCCTTTATAGGAAGTCCGGAACAGTATTTTGATGATAACGGTCACGGAACACATGTTGCGGGAATTATTGGTGCTGAAAATAATCAAATAGGTTCTGTAGGATTGGCCCATAATGCGACTATTTATAGCTTGAAGGTTTTAGATTCCAATGGCGATGGGTATGAATCTGATGTGATATCTGCTATAGACTGGGCGATTACAAATGAAATAGATATTATTAATTTAAGTCTTGGTGCTGCATATGCGTCTCGATCTCTAAAAATGGTTGTGGATAAGGCGAATGACCAGGGAATTCTGATTTGTGCAGCTGCAGGAAATGAAGGAGCAGCAACTAGTGATACTATAGCTTATCCAGCTCGTTACCCATCAGTAATTGCAGTAACGGCAACAACAAATGCGAATACACGAGCTGGTTTTTCCTCCGTTGGCAACACTGCAGAAGTTGCTGCGCCTGGACAATCAATATATAGCACATATCTCAATAACACGTATCGGTCCATGAGTGGGACATCTATGGCCACTCCGTATGTAGCAGCTAATTTAGCTTTGATAAAACAAGCAAATCCAGACCTTTCGAGTAGTGATATCCGCAAAATGTTAACTACAAATGTTTTAGACCTTGGTGAACCAGGTAGGGATACAAATTATGGATACGGTCTCATTCAAACCGTTTATGGATTAAGTCTTCATGGAGCAACAAGATATGAAACGGGTGTAAAAATATCCAGGTATGGCTGGGAAAAAGGGTCAACAGTAGTATGTTTAGGGCGCGGTGATATACCAATCGATGCTTTAACGGGCAGTGTTATCGCAAAACAGTATAATGCTCCTTTATTATTAACAAAGTCAACTGAAATCCCGAACACTATAAAGTCAGAGATCAAAAGACTGAACCCGCAAACGATTTACTTATTAGGAGGTGAGGGTGCAGTTTCAAAATCAATTGAATCCCATCTGAAAGGGCTGGGGTATGAAGTGCATCGTATTTATGGAAGCTCGAGGTACGGAACAGCTGTAGATGTTGCTTCTCATATAAATCAGGAAGTGTCAGAAGTATTTTTAGTTACGGGTAAAGAAACGTCTCCAGACCCCTTATCCATTGCCGCGTATGCGGGAATGAAGCAAATACCTATTTTGTTAACCCGATATGATACATTGCCTGATGAAGTTTCTCGTTTTATAAAGAATGAAGAAATCACAAAAGTAACCATCATTGGAGGAGAAGGTGTTGTGTCTTCAAATGTAGGTCAGCAATTAAAACAATTGGGAGTAAAAGATATTGAAAGGGTTGCGGGTCCAGATCGTTATCAAACCAGTGTTGAAATTGTAAAAAGGTACACTCATAATTTTGACTTATCAAAGGTCTTTTTTGCGAGTGGTACCAGTTTTATTGATGCTTTGTCCGGATCACCTCTGGCTGCAATGTCCCAGAATCCTATATTATTAGCAAATCCCAAAAACAACCTAAGTGCTCCATTAAAGGAATGGCTTTTAAAACTTAATGAAAATAAGTTTGTGTTTTTAGGTGGATACGGAGTCATTCCTATAGAAATTCGTGCAAAAATACAGGCACTTCAATAA
- a CDS encoding SGNH/GDSL hydrolase family protein has product MRKIVVTVFMLLLVVAIGFVIYPPGSGDFQSNGNLSQNREPGAEQHESDSTIKNEEDTISDKVSQTVTDVVEKTIDFFVPKTLKIAAIGDSLTQGVGDETENEGYVGVLRNRLQNSNVDELVIDNYGKRGNRTDQLLTRLKENEEMISSVKNADVVLITIGANDIMKIVKQNFTSLSYEMFREEQPAYQNRLKEIFDIIRQYNSEAHIMLVGLFNPFAQYFEDIPELDKIIMDYNFIGQQVVADYRPATFIPIKDLFINSDKNLFADDHFHPNSKGYELMGERILYYVKQVYEIEQN; this is encoded by the coding sequence ATGAGAAAAATAGTAGTGACGGTTTTCATGCTGTTATTGGTTGTCGCCATCGGCTTTGTGATCTATCCACCAGGCAGCGGGGATTTCCAATCAAACGGAAATCTTTCGCAGAACAGAGAGCCTGGAGCGGAACAGCATGAATCAGATTCTACCATAAAAAACGAAGAAGATACGATTTCCGATAAGGTATCACAAACGGTAACAGATGTCGTCGAAAAAACGATCGACTTTTTTGTACCCAAAACGCTAAAAATTGCAGCGATTGGGGATTCGCTCACACAAGGCGTTGGTGATGAAACGGAAAATGAGGGATATGTAGGGGTATTAAGAAATCGTCTGCAAAATAGTAATGTTGACGAGCTGGTTATTGATAATTATGGAAAAAGAGGGAACCGAACGGATCAGCTGCTTACCCGTTTAAAAGAAAATGAGGAAATGATCAGCTCAGTAAAAAATGCGGATGTTGTTCTGATCACCATTGGGGCAAATGATATCATGAAAATTGTAAAGCAGAACTTCACCTCGTTATCCTATGAAATGTTCAGAGAAGAACAGCCCGCTTATCAGAATCGTCTAAAGGAGATTTTTGATATCATTCGCCAATATAACAGCGAAGCACACATTATGCTCGTTGGTTTATTCAACCCCTTTGCACAGTACTTTGAAGATATCCCTGAATTAGATAAAATCATTATGGACTATAATTTTATCGGTCAGCAGGTCGTGGCGGATTACAGACCGGCTACTTTTATACCCATAAAGGATCTATTCATTAACTCAGACAAAAACCTCTTTGCCGACGATCACTTTCACCCGAATTCTAAAGGGTATGAGTTAATGGGAGAGAGAATTTTATACTACGTCAAGCAAGTGTATGAAATTGAACAGAATTGA
- a CDS encoding YpmS family protein gives MFKSKNKWKTLFLGIAGINLLIFIWLILLIFLPIAGETNPFTNKKEVDKGEAEFTISSTKENLNKLVNTYLNELSRHTDIEYSVNIEDSVQLIGTIKVFDQQVPLTARFDPIVQNNGDLMLRLRSISLGRLELPNKRVLDYVKDNYPMPEWVNVNPGDETIYAAITEMEMKSNFNIEVTSFNLKSNHLAFRIRVPNKAFDLSKAF, from the coding sequence ATGTTCAAGTCAAAAAATAAATGGAAAACCCTGTTTCTCGGGATAGCTGGAATTAATTTGTTGATCTTTATCTGGCTGATTTTATTAATCTTTCTGCCGATTGCCGGGGAAACAAATCCTTTTACAAACAAAAAGGAAGTGGACAAAGGAGAAGCTGAATTTACGATATCTTCTACCAAAGAGAACTTAAATAAGTTAGTCAATACCTATTTAAATGAATTATCCAGGCATACGGACATTGAATACAGCGTAAACATTGAGGACAGTGTTCAACTCATTGGTACCATTAAAGTGTTTGACCAGCAAGTCCCATTAACAGCCCGATTTGATCCGATCGTTCAAAATAATGGGGATCTCATGCTCAGGCTCCGGTCGATTTCACTGGGAAGGCTCGAGCTGCCAAACAAACGTGTACTGGATTATGTAAAAGACAACTATCCGATGCCGGAATGGGTCAACGTAAATCCCGGTGATGAAACCATTTACGCAGCTATTACGGAAATGGAGATGAAAAGTAACTTTAATATAGAAGTAACCAGCTTTAACCTGAAAAGCAATCATCTGGCATTCAGAATCAGAGTGCCAAATAAAGCCTTTGATCTAAGCAAAGCGTTTTAG
- the cysK gene encoding cysteine synthase A, giving the protein MTVVNNMSELIGNTPLVKLNKLSPKDGAQVYVKLEMFNPSGSVKDRAAHNMIIKAEEEGYLKEGSTIIEPTSGNTGIGLAMNAAARGYRAILVMPDSATKERIKLMKAYGAEIVLTPSAEKMPGAIRKAEELQKEIPNSFIPLQFENMANPDAHRHTTAVEIIHDMKELNKPLTAFVATAGTGGTITGTGEELKKYYKDLTIHVAEPAGSPVLSGGEPGKHKLVGTSPGFIPDTLNEEVYDEIFQIEDEQAYDITRRLAREEGILVGASAGASCYAALEVAKRKTPDDVIVAIAPDTGERYLSSDLFDE; this is encoded by the coding sequence ATGACCGTCGTTAACAATATGTCTGAGTTAATCGGAAATACACCGTTAGTCAAATTAAATAAGCTGTCACCAAAGGATGGTGCACAGGTCTACGTTAAGCTCGAAATGTTTAATCCGAGTGGAAGTGTCAAAGACCGGGCTGCCCACAATATGATTATAAAGGCAGAGGAAGAAGGTTATCTGAAGGAAGGGTCTACAATTATTGAGCCTACCAGCGGAAACACAGGCATTGGCTTGGCTATGAATGCAGCTGCCCGTGGGTATCGTGCCATTTTAGTGATGCCGGACTCGGCAACAAAGGAGCGAATTAAGCTAATGAAGGCTTATGGTGCAGAAATTGTACTGACACCAAGCGCGGAAAAAATGCCTGGAGCAATTAGGAAAGCTGAGGAGCTCCAAAAGGAAATTCCGAATAGCTTTATTCCGCTTCAATTTGAAAACATGGCGAATCCTGATGCTCATCGCCATACGACCGCTGTGGAAATTATTCATGATATGAAGGAATTAAATAAACCTCTTACAGCGTTTGTAGCGACAGCCGGTACAGGAGGAACAATTACGGGTACAGGGGAGGAACTGAAAAAATATTATAAGGATCTGACCATCCACGTTGCAGAACCCGCAGGCTCCCCGGTTCTGTCAGGAGGCGAACCAGGCAAGCATAAATTGGTTGGAACCAGCCCTGGCTTTATTCCGGATACTCTGAATGAAGAGGTCTATGACGAAATTTTTCAGATTGAAGATGAACAGGCGTATGACATCACGAGAAGGTTAGCCAGAGAGGAAGGAATTCTAGTTGGTGCTTCAGCAGGTGCTTCGTGCTATGCCGCTCTTGAAGTAGCTAAGCGTAAGACACCGGACGACGTGATTGTAGCCATTGCACCGGACACAGGGGAACGATACTTATCAAGTGATCTTTTTGATGAGTAA
- a CDS encoding MFS transporter — protein MWFANFFIAGSMTMVIPFLSLYIETFGNFSDKYVQNWSGWVFAITFMTAFIFSPIWGRFGDYYGRKKFLIIAGIGLSISVFLMGFVTNVIQLFFLRMFMGLFSGFISTAQALISTQTPKKDAGRVLGTLQTGNVTGTLLGPLLGGVIADTFGYSMTFLVTSVPLILASVLVIFGVKEYKLESKEETETKYSRKEVIQHIWRSPVLLMVMFISIIVQVAHFSIQPILSLYVGELHGPANLAFFSGLAFSITGLGNLLMARRWGRLADRFSHEKILVLLLFCAAIVYFPGGFVTNIWQLVVIRFLLGITLGGIIPVRVAFIRQAAPISIQGEVLGYNTSLRFLGNMLGPLLGGLISGYFGISSVFFVSSTLLFLAGVSFFITLQRHPDPVNQY, from the coding sequence ATGTGGTTTGCCAACTTCTTTATTGCTGGCAGCATGACGATGGTTATCCCGTTCTTATCTTTATATATTGAAACCTTTGGAAATTTCTCTGATAAATATGTACAAAACTGGTCCGGATGGGTATTTGCCATTACCTTCATGACTGCCTTTATCTTTTCCCCGATCTGGGGCAGGTTTGGTGATTACTACGGGCGGAAGAAATTTTTAATTATTGCGGGCATCGGACTCAGTATCAGTGTATTTCTAATGGGCTTTGTTACAAATGTGATACAGCTCTTCTTTCTGCGTATGTTTATGGGGTTATTCTCAGGCTTTATATCCACGGCCCAGGCTCTTATTTCCACTCAGACACCCAAAAAAGATGCGGGAAGAGTGCTCGGCACGCTGCAAACCGGGAACGTGACAGGCACTCTGCTCGGCCCGCTTCTGGGCGGAGTGATTGCAGATACCTTTGGCTATTCCATGACCTTTCTTGTCACATCTGTCCCTCTGATTCTCGCATCCGTATTAGTGATCTTCGGGGTGAAAGAATATAAACTGGAGTCAAAAGAGGAAACCGAAACCAAGTACTCAAGAAAGGAAGTTATTCAGCATATATGGCGATCCCCTGTTTTATTAATGGTGATGTTTATTTCCATCATTGTTCAGGTCGCGCATTTTAGTATACAGCCTATCCTGTCCTTATATGTTGGGGAATTGCACGGACCTGCGAATTTAGCCTTTTTCTCCGGGCTTGCCTTCTCGATTACAGGATTGGGAAATTTACTGATGGCCAGAAGATGGGGCCGATTAGCGGATCGGTTCAGTCATGAAAAAATTCTTGTCCTGCTGTTGTTCTGTGCAGCGATTGTCTACTTCCCCGGAGGATTTGTCACAAATATCTGGCAGTTGGTAGTTATCCGCTTTTTACTGGGGATCACGCTTGGGGGAATTATCCCGGTGCGAGTCGCATTTATTCGTCAGGCGGCACCAATATCCATTCAGGGTGAAGTATTAGGCTATAACACGAGCCTCCGTTTTCTCGGAAATATGCTCGGGCCTCTCTTAGGGGGACTCATCTCCGGTTATTTCGGAATCTCATCTGTCTTTTTCGTATCCAGTACGCTGCTGTTTTTAGCAGGTGTTTCATTTTTCATCACGCTGCAACGACATCCTGATCCAGTAAATCAATACTGA
- a CDS encoding amidase family protein, which translates to MFNKRMKEIADHSLLEATIDHIQHALENDRITSKELVLMYLYRIQRYDQDGVKLNSILEINPDAIHLAEALDTERKNKGKRSSLHGIPILLKDNIDTHDKLHTSAGSLALKDHTAGKDSFVAKQLKQAGAIILGKANMTEWANFMTDGMPNGYSSRGGQVLNPYGPGELDVGGSSSGSGAAVAANLVTAAIGTETSGSILSPASSNSVVGVKPTVGLISRAGIIPISHSQDTAGPIARTVKDAAIVLSAIAGVDDEDPVTKTNLHPTVNYVSFLEKEGLEGTTIGIARDPYFGLLDEEEKETMEKALTLLKEHGAALVDDVKIPSQDEDWDMNTLIYEFKNGINTYLQQTENHVPVKSLADVIQLNEKHEDHMLKYGQTLLSSSEKTSGNLTESAYLKSLEKDIYLSREKGIDAVMEENGLDAILFPNNVGAAIPAKAGYPSITVPGGYTRSGKPLGITLSGKAFDEGKLLKMAYGFEQATQLRKPPEIENS; encoded by the coding sequence TTGTTTAATAAAAGGATGAAAGAAATCGCAGACCATTCATTACTGGAAGCTACCATTGATCACATTCAGCATGCGCTTGAAAATGACCGAATTACATCCAAAGAGCTTGTTTTGATGTATTTGTATCGCATCCAGCGCTATGATCAGGATGGTGTAAAACTGAATTCTATTTTGGAAATCAATCCTGATGCCATACATCTCGCCGAAGCACTCGATACAGAAAGGAAAAATAAAGGAAAAAGAAGTTCATTACATGGAATTCCGATTCTCTTAAAGGACAACATAGATACCCATGACAAACTGCATACCAGCGCTGGTTCCCTGGCTTTAAAAGATCACACGGCCGGCAAGGACTCTTTTGTTGCCAAACAGCTCAAGCAGGCAGGGGCCATTATATTAGGTAAGGCCAATATGACGGAATGGGCAAATTTCATGACAGACGGAATGCCCAATGGCTACAGCTCCCGGGGTGGCCAGGTGCTGAATCCTTATGGCCCGGGAGAGCTGGACGTCGGAGGCTCAAGCAGTGGCTCAGGGGCAGCGGTGGCAGCCAACCTGGTCACGGCAGCTATCGGTACAGAAACATCCGGCTCGATATTAAGTCCGGCAAGTTCAAACTCGGTTGTAGGGGTAAAACCAACTGTAGGGCTAATCAGCAGAGCAGGTATTATTCCCATTTCCCACAGCCAGGATACAGCCGGACCTATAGCGAGAACTGTAAAGGATGCAGCAATTGTACTCAGTGCCATTGCCGGAGTAGATGACGAAGACCCGGTAACAAAAACCAATCTCCATCCAACTGTGAACTATGTATCCTTTTTGGAAAAAGAGGGATTGGAAGGGACCACGATAGGCATTGCCCGTGATCCTTATTTTGGACTACTGGATGAGGAAGAAAAAGAAACAATGGAGAAAGCCCTGACTCTTTTAAAAGAACATGGAGCAGCGCTTGTGGATGATGTCAAAATACCATCTCAGGATGAAGATTGGGATATGAATACGCTGATCTATGAATTTAAAAATGGAATCAATACCTATCTTCAACAGACAGAAAACCATGTTCCTGTGAAATCATTAGCAGACGTGATCCAATTGAATGAAAAACATGAGGATCACATGCTTAAATATGGGCAGACCTTATTAAGCAGCAGCGAAAAAACGAGCGGAAACCTGACAGAATCAGCTTATTTAAAGAGTCTGGAAAAAGATATCTATCTGTCCCGGGAAAAAGGAATAGATGCGGTCATGGAGGAGAACGGATTAGATGCGATTCTGTTCCCAAACAATGTCGGTGCTGCCATACCAGCAAAGGCAGGATATCCATCGATTACCGTCCCAGGCGGATATACCCGCAGCGGAAAACCTCTGGGCATTACATTATCCGGAAAAGCCTTTGATGAGGGCAAATTGTTAAAAATGGCCTATGGATTTGAACAGGCAACTCAATTGCGAAAGCCACCGGAAATCGAGAATTCTTGA
- the ltaE gene encoding low-specificity L-threonine aldolase: MIDLRSDTVTKPTDKMRQASLEAEVGDDVYGEDPTIKKLEAKAAEITGKEAALFVTSGTQGNQLAVLTHTRPGQEMILEEDAHIYKFEGAAISALAGVQPRPIKGTKGAMNPEDLEAAIRPDDIHFPETGMIGLENTHNQSGGTILPLENMKEVYEMARRNQVPVHLDGARLFNASVASGISVQTYASYTDTVQFCLSKGLGAPIGSIIAGSKDFIQRARKWRKRLGGGLRQAGIIAAPGMVALTDMVDRLAEDHKNAKNLAQGFDRIDGLNVENDVETNIIVLNVKGTSYTASEFVERLKERGILAGALGPDSVRLVTHLDVTSEDIETALTIIKGII; this comes from the coding sequence ATGATTGATTTAAGAAGTGATACGGTAACAAAACCAACAGATAAAATGCGCCAGGCAAGCCTGGAGGCAGAAGTTGGGGATGATGTATATGGAGAAGATCCGACAATTAAGAAACTCGAGGCTAAAGCAGCAGAAATAACCGGCAAGGAAGCTGCACTATTTGTTACAAGTGGTACCCAGGGGAATCAGTTGGCTGTGCTTACACATACCAGACCAGGACAGGAGATGATCCTGGAAGAGGATGCGCATATTTATAAGTTTGAAGGTGCGGCTATTTCTGCCCTTGCCGGGGTGCAGCCACGTCCCATTAAGGGAACGAAGGGTGCAATGAATCCGGAAGACTTGGAGGCGGCCATTCGGCCGGATGATATTCATTTTCCTGAAACAGGGATGATTGGTCTCGAAAATACCCACAATCAATCAGGTGGAACCATCCTTCCGCTTGAAAATATGAAGGAAGTCTATGAAATGGCCCGGAGGAATCAGGTCCCCGTGCATTTAGATGGGGCGAGATTGTTTAATGCCTCTGTCGCATCTGGGATTTCGGTTCAAACTTATGCCAGTTATACAGACACCGTACAGTTTTGCCTGTCGAAAGGACTGGGAGCGCCGATTGGTTCTATCATTGCTGGTTCCAAGGACTTTATACAACGTGCCAGAAAATGGAGAAAGCGACTGGGCGGGGGGCTTCGTCAGGCAGGGATCATTGCTGCCCCCGGAATGGTCGCATTAACGGACATGGTGGATCGATTAGCAGAGGACCATAAAAATGCAAAAAATCTGGCACAAGGATTCGATCGTATCGACGGGCTGAATGTAGAAAATGATGTGGAAACGAACATTATTGTGCTAAATGTAAAGGGCACATCATATACAGCGTCTGAATTTGTTGAACGTTTAAAAGAAAGAGGGATCTTAGCCGGTGCCCTTGGGCCGGATTCTGTTCGTCTCGTGACACATCTGGATGTAACCAGTGAGGATATAGAAACAGCATTGACTATCATAAAAGGAATCATTTAG
- a CDS encoding H-type small acid-soluble spore protein, whose translation MDRQRAQAIVDAPKLINVTHNGTPVYIQHVDEHSDMARIYPLDSPNKEEDVPLKSLKEH comes from the coding sequence ATGGACCGTCAGCGAGCACAGGCAATTGTAGACGCACCAAAGTTAATTAATGTTACCCATAATGGAACACCCGTTTATATTCAGCATGTAGATGAACATAGTGATATGGCTCGCATTTATCCTTTAGATTCACCCAATAAAGAAGAGGATGTTCCACTCAAAAGTTTGAAAGAGCATTAA
- a CDS encoding DUF2680 domain-containing protein, with the protein MKKWIALCFAFMLTLGLSAPVISAEDHDQMETNLEDVELNEAQQQELEALHSQMFKLHEQLVSKYVEFGILSEEKAEKKLEHMKKHQEKLKENGFVPYWKDKKHKKDEED; encoded by the coding sequence ATGAAAAAATGGATCGCCTTATGCTTTGCTTTTATGCTCACTCTTGGTCTTTCGGCTCCTGTCATCAGTGCTGAGGATCACGATCAAATGGAGACAAATCTGGAAGACGTCGAACTCAATGAAGCCCAGCAGCAGGAGCTTGAGGCTCTGCATAGTCAAATGTTCAAACTGCATGAACAATTGGTCAGCAAATATGTAGAGTTTGGGATTTTAAGCGAGGAAAAAGCAGAAAAGAAACTGGAGCATATGAAAAAGCATCAGGAAAAACTCAAGGAAAACGGATTTGTCCCGTATTGGAAGGATAAAAAACACAAGAAAGATGAGGAAGATTAA
- a CDS encoding BCCT family transporter — MKSFKPKTDWTTMIVSGGFLGLFVIFSLIDMEMVGQWVTSSFNWSAKYFGAYWQILLLAIFFVGIGLAVSKYGRLRLGKKDQPENSYFRWVAMILCTLLAAGGVFWAASEPIQHFMTTPPLFASDGMTPSESVLPALAQSFMHWGFLAWATLGTLATIVLMYAHYHKGYPLKPRTILYPLFGEKIFGKSVIGSTADIVSIIAVAAGTMGPIGFLGLQAGYGLNDLFGIPNTLTTNIIIIAGLVTISAISAATGVDKGIQLLSRINVIMVLVLGFAILLLGPGMFIVDSFIGAQAFQLQHFFEMSLYRADQGWLGYWTIFFWGWFLGYGPMMAIFISKISRGRTIRDLIIAVSVIAPLVSNLWFTVVGGTGLFQELNNPGSISEAFSEGGMPATVMAIMDQLPMGFILALGFLLVTVVFVATTVDTMSYTVAVTITGSDSPARWIRVFWAVMFGILTVVLLAIGEGSISALQNFIVVTAVPVSLLLLPPVWTSVQVAKMMWSEKEQEAADAEDKVEKAAS, encoded by the coding sequence ATGAAATCGTTCAAACCGAAAACGGACTGGACCACGATGATCGTCAGTGGTGGATTTTTAGGACTTTTTGTTATATTTTCTTTAATTGATATGGAAATGGTTGGCCAATGGGTGACAAGTTCGTTTAATTGGTCAGCAAAATACTTTGGTGCTTATTGGCAAATTTTATTGCTGGCTATTTTCTTTGTAGGAATTGGCTTAGCTGTTTCAAAATATGGAAGGTTAAGACTTGGTAAAAAAGATCAACCCGAAAATAGTTATTTCCGTTGGGTTGCTATGATTTTATGTACGCTGCTAGCCGCTGGAGGAGTTTTTTGGGCAGCGTCAGAACCTATTCAGCACTTTATGACAACTCCACCTTTGTTTGCCTCAGATGGAATGACACCTTCTGAGTCCGTACTCCCGGCTCTGGCGCAAAGCTTTATGCATTGGGGATTCCTGGCTTGGGCAACATTGGGAACTTTAGCAACAATCGTCCTCATGTATGCACATTATCACAAAGGATATCCACTAAAACCTCGTACGATTTTATACCCATTATTTGGTGAGAAAATCTTTGGTAAAAGTGTCATTGGATCTACGGCTGATATCGTATCCATCATCGCAGTGGCTGCCGGTACAATGGGTCCAATTGGTTTTCTTGGATTACAGGCCGGTTATGGATTAAATGATTTATTTGGGATTCCAAATACATTGACAACAAATATTATTATTATCGCAGGACTTGTGACCATTTCTGCGATTTCAGCTGCAACAGGCGTAGATAAAGGAATTCAGTTATTAAGTCGGATCAATGTTATTATGGTGCTTGTATTAGGATTTGCGATTCTTTTATTAGGCCCGGGAATGTTTATTGTTGATTCCTTTATTGGTGCCCAGGCCTTTCAGTTACAGCACTTCTTTGAAATGTCCCTTTATCGTGCCGATCAGGGCTGGTTAGGCTACTGGACCATTTTCTTCTGGGGATGGTTCCTGGGATATGGGCCAATGATGGCTATCTTTATAAGTAAGATCTCCCGCGGAAGAACGATTCGTGATTTAATTATAGCTGTTTCCGTGATTGCTCCCCTTGTCAGTAACTTATGGTTTACGGTTGTAGGAGGCACTGGTTTATTCCAGGAACTCAACAATCCGGGCTCTATCTCTGAGGCATTTAGTGAAGGCGGAATGCCGGCCACTGTAATGGCCATTATGGATCAGCTGCCGATGGGATTCATTTTAGCTTTAGGTTTCCTATTGGTTACAGTCGTGTTTGTTGCTACAACAGTTGACACGATGTCTTATACCGTTGCCGTTACCATTACAGGCTCTGACAGCCCGGCCAGATGGATCCGTGTATTCTGGGCCGTCATGTTCGGTATCCTGACGGTTGTTCTCTTAGCAATCGGTGAAGGAAGTATTTCAGCACTACAAAACTTTATCGTAGTAACCGCTGTTCCCGTGTCCCTGCTCTTACTGCCTCCTGTATGGACGTCAGTACAAGTGGCCAAAATGATGTGGAGCGAAAAAGAACAAGAAGCTGCAGATGCTGAAGATAAAGTAGAAAAAGCCGCTAGTTAA